From Zea mays cultivar B73 chromosome 3, Zm-B73-REFERENCE-NAM-5.0, whole genome shotgun sequence:
tgggcgtgagagaggtggaaatctcgcggccttcgtgttcgtcccgcgcccaagtcgggtgcgcttgcagtagggggttacaagcgtccacacgggggaaggagcgagcggcctcatgcGAGCGCccctctcgtcctcgtccccgcgcggccaaccctctctaagagggccctggtccttccttttataggcgtaaggagagggtccaggtgtataatggggggtgtagcagagtgctacgtgtctagcgaaggagagctagtgaccctaagtacacgccatcgtggcagccggagagattttggcgcccggtttgtgtgatgtcgtggccgtcggaggagtgctggagcctggcggagggacagctgtcggggccgtcgagtccttgctgacgtcctcttgctttcgtaagggggccgagagccgccatcgtcagggaacgtgcggggcaccatcatcgcctatctggcggagcgagccagatgggacgccggtcttgttccccgtagcctaagtcggcttggagtagggtaatgatggtgcctcctgttgacgtggccggtccgcgccctaggttgggtgatgtggaggctccttcgaggtcgaggtcgagtccgtcttccgtggccgaggccgagtccgagcccctgggtcgggcgaggcagagttcgtcgtcttctggggctgagcccaagtccgagccctgggtcgggcggagcggagttcgtcgtcttctggagctgagcccaagttcgaaccctgggtcgggcggagcggagttcgccgtcttctggggctgagcccaagtccgagccctgggtcgggcggagcggagttcgccgtcttctgggtcttagcccgagtccgagccctgggtcgggcggagcggagttcgtcgtcttccggggcttagcccgagtccgagccctgggtcgggcggagcggagtttgccgtcttctggggcttagctcgagtccgagccctgggtcgggcggagcggagcttcctatggtgtgcggccgggcctgactgcctgtcagcctcactctgtcaagtggcaccgcagtcagagcggcgcaggcagcgctgtctttctgtcagatcggtcagtggagagccgaagtgacggcggtcacttcggctctgtcagctgaggggcgcgcgtcaggataaaggtgtcaggccacctttgcattaaatgctcctgcgatctggtcggggttgcttctcggcgaagacagggcctcaggcgagccgggagcgtgttcgccgctggaggggggcctcgggcgaggcggagatcctctagggtcggctgcccttgtccgaggctaggctcgagcgaggcgtgatcgagtccctcgaatggactgatccctgacttgatcacacccatcaggcctttgcggctttatgctgatgggggttaccagctgagaattaggagccttgagggtacccctaattatggtccccgacaatagttATCTTGAAAAAATTTGGGGCATAATTTGTTCTTTTGATGAATTCAATATTCTGCATATATCCAAAGCTAAGAATTGCAGAGCCaataatttggcacaagatgcctcAGGTTATCAAATAAAACGAGGAATATTTCATAGTACCAAAAGTCTGATAACCGGTGTTGCGCCAAATccctaggtcgcggaccgtccagctgcATAGCCAAACCATCCGCGGTGGGATCAGACCGTCCGAGCAAGGGGTCCGGACTGTCTGACAGTACCAGGGTTGTCCTCTTAATTAATTTGGCTGATAACGCAGCCGATGCAACTAATTGGGGGCACCCATAATTAATTATCTACATAATACCAGTATTAGGATAGAAAAGAATGTTTGGCGTACAACTTTCAAATATGTTTTAGTTGATCATGAACTCTATCGCCGAACTATCGACGATGTCCTACTTAGATGCTTGGGCCCGGAAGATGCTATATTAGCTATGGTCGAAGTACATAAGaggatttgtggtactcatcaatcggcTCCGAATATGAAGTGGCTATTGAGAAGATCTAGCTTCTATTGGTCTGATACGATACCTGATTGTTTCAAGTGCTGCAAGGGATGCCAAGTGTGTCAGAAATTCAGCGACTTGCAACTAGTTCCTACAGTCGAATTGCATCCTGTTATCAAACCTTGGCCTTTTAGGGGATGGAGATTGGATTTtataggagaaattcatccttcatcataaaAAGGACATCGGTTCGTCTTGGTCTGAtagactactttaccaaatggactgaagtcgttgctctgaagaacatgacgcaTAGAGAGataattgagtttataactgagcatatcattcatagattcggcatttccCAGACTTTGACAACAGACCAGAGGACttattttatgtcaaaggaggtacgtgagtttGTTGAATCATATAAAATCAAATTGCTCAATTCATCTCTGTATTATGCTTAGGCCAATGAACAGgcggagtctagtaataggatatTGATTAGCCTTAAAAAGAAGAAGACATCTGGTCGTCCTAAGCGGTGGCATAAGGTCTTGTCCGAGGTTTTgtaggctcatagaatatctaaacaccgtGCTACTAAAGTTTCTCATTTTAAGCTTATTTATGGGTAGGAAGCGATTTTGTCTGTGGAAGTAAGCCTAAATGCTGTTGGGTTTGCCAGGCAGAATGATCTAACTATCGGTGATTATTACAATTTGATGATGGACAATGTTGATGAAGAGACCTACAAGAGATTAATGGCTCTGGAAGAGATCGAGAAAGACAAGATTATGGTCACCAAAGCTTACAATAAGGGCTAAGTCATTCCAGGTAGGAGACCTGGTATGGAAGACCGTCTTGCCACTAAGGAGCAGAGACCGAAAATTcgagaaatggtcgccaagctggaaaGGACATCTAATAACTAGTAACGCCTATATGTTGCAAACATTGCAAGGTGAAGACTTGACCAAGGCGATGAACGGTCGTTTCCTGATGCAATATCATTCTAGTGTGTGGCAATATGCTTAAAGAAAACCGATGTTGTCACATCAAGTTGATTCCAGCCTACACtaatgcttttggttcgctcagtttCTTCAAAAGGCagggcatgtgttgagcaccatttgtggcactggGCATGGCCGGACGGTCCCACCCTGAGGACTAGACGGTTCGGCCTAAGGACGGTCTACCTTTAGGCACGTATGGTCCACGATTAGATCGGATCAAGCGTAACTAATCCCTTTTCTGCGTGTGTTTATCCCTCTAAACCTGTGGTTGCTGTTGGGAGACGCCTAAGAACGGGTCCAAACCTCCCcttatatatatgaaggggtacgaccACTTGCAATCACCAACAATCAAACTACAATCAATATATCTTCTGTTCTTTTCcttttgccctaggagtagacagTAACGCAGCTTTCTCCctctaatcttcacctctcttcggctctacatcGTTTAGAGACATCTTGGGTGGCTTGCCGATCCCAACAAactctaggatctctcctcctcgaCGGGGTCTCTCCCAGGAGCGAGATCCAGATACTATTGGCAAACACCGCCGCCCCGATgtacgcgtggaccgtccggctaccagatgcggaccgtccggcttcggCGCAGAGAATACTGGCTCCTGTcacaggtcacggaccgtccgaccctaagTCGCGAACCGTCTGCGCTGTcctagagagcaccgccgctgataCACCTTGTAGTGATTGATGCCCAGATGCGCGCCGACAGCATCCAACATACTTTTATATATAGGGGGATTACATGTTGATAAATCATAGTTCTTAGGTTCCCCACATATTTCTTCATTCCAGCATCGGTACATGAAGATTAATGTCATGGGTTATTTTGTGGTGCTGGTAGTGATCAGCACGTAATCAGTATTAATACAGATATGTGCTACCTTGGCACTGATCCACACAACGTGGGCAATAGATAACTTTAACAAAAAGAGATGTGCCCGATATTGTGTTTCTCTGAATAAGATTATTTGCAGCATTAGCAAAGAAGTGCTAGAAAAAATAAAATGTAGTAGCAGTCCCTCATACGCAACACCATTAATGGATCCCTTTCATCACGCCATACATATATATCTATCTAATAATGATGCTTACGGAGAATGAAGCAAGTGATTTTTTTTTCAATGATCTTAGACAAAGATATTTCGCAAATAGTCGTCCATGCATGAATGAACTTCTTCTAGCTGGTTTGTTGTTGTGGTGTGCCAGTCAGAGCATTACATGATGAGCACTGTTTAATAATTGTATGCGTGTTGAGATCAAGCAAGCGAGCCGATGAACACAGCTAGCATTTTTTGGTTTTGAATTGATACGTCCTGCATATTGTATAGTAAATTCACAGAGCGTCTGCCTAGACGTGAGGGCATTGTCGACGATGAATGATCTCGCAAACGGTGCTGATTTAAGGGATCCATAATAACAAACTAGTGAAATGCAGTTGTCCTTGCGCTTGCACATTTGTTTTTAGTTCATGTGGTAAAATAAACTATTGTGTTCGCCCTCGACATGAACCATTGACACTGATACTATATATATAGTAGATATGTCGTCTACGTGCTAGAGGCATCTGAGACGGCCTATATGTGCATGCAGTCCCCTGATCTTTGTTAATTTAGATGAAAAAAATGCATTTATTTAATCTGTTGCTGCATTATTATTACGTGGTGGCCTCACCTGCAATGATTGACAACTAAGTACGACCCAGCTGATAGCCTGCATTAGCTAGCTCTTGAAGGTACTAATTACACTATGGTCAAGTTGAGATGTAATGATTCCATGGAATTAGTAGTAGTGCCCATCACCTGAGCTACCATTAGTCAAACTAAAATGAGTAGAGGATGAATCAACTGGGAGCTCAATTATTACTGCAAAATGCATGCCCAGGTGGCACAGCAACATGCGTATCTTTTTTTTTTTGTACAAGAATACATATATATGAGAGACTCAGTACAACTCATTCAGAGAATTATGGAAACTGCTGCATGCATGGGCAACAATATAATTTATGTAGTGCATAAGAACGAACTTAGAAGCTAACATTTTCTTCATAAACAATTCATGTAGTGCATAAGAAATATTCACATGCATGATCACCGATGCTTAGGATACATGCATGTGGGACTAAACCAGCAGCTAGGGTTGGGGTGGGGGCCGGGGAAGGTGTGGTCATGCACCCCACCACGCGTTCATTTCTCTTTAACACTGAATTTGGATGCATATTTTCTTTTTCATGAAGAACTGCATGCATCGCCGTTCCTCCTAGGTTGGTTACATTTCTTTTTCGTAGGATACATGCGTGTCGCTGATGTCACGTAATCATATTAGTTAAGACTGATGATGGAATAAGAGGGCTGGTGCGTGTATGGTATTTATataaaaacaaacaaacaaacacatTTTTAGCATATGCTTCCCAGAAAATCGTATGCTCTTTTCCATCAAAACAGGAACTACTTTTCTCCATATGCATGTATATGCATGAACTATCTTTATTCTGTGATAGCCGACTGATATATATGAAGAAAAAAAAATGTTCTGATCAGACTTGCTTAGCATCATAAGACTAATTAAGGTATCCGATCAGACTTGCGAAGTGACCAGCTGGTATCAGCTAGCAGGGACAGATAGTGGAGTTGCCATGGTGACGCCTCAACGTACGTACACGACACTTCACTTGCTCCCATCTCTCCTACCGCTCTTGTTCTGAAATACTCTCCCTCTGAGGCCTATGGGCTATGGCTATGGCTGCCTTTGTTCGCACAGCCGCTAGCGTGAGGGGTTTCCTTCTCCCTCCAACCCGCATCGTTCACCAATCCCAGGGAGATCGATTCTACAACACGATCATGGCATGCACAGCCTTAAAGTAACACTATAATTCTTCATTTgtagcactaagcacacgctatgAATTAATATATATAATACATTTACACACACATCATTTTCTTAATttgtttcctctctctctctctctctctctctctctctctctctctcatgtcGACTGAGCAAGCAAGTACTATTTCATCTCTCTTAGCCACAGGCTTCGTGCAGGCTCGAGACCAAAGGGAAAGTGAGGCCACGCACTATCATCTCTGTCTCTCCCCCTAGCTCTCTATTGGATTGGCTTGCTCCCCCAATAGGAGAAAAGCGAGGATTCAGAatcctcctcttcctcctcccCTTCCACGCCATCTCTCTCTTCAGCTAGATAGCTTCTCGATTCACCTTCTTTCCTTGCACTCGTCTCTAGCAGCCGTGGTGCAGCTAGGTGATTGAGTATATACGAGATGCAGCGCACGACCGATAGGGAGCTGTAGCTAGAGATCGATCGAGACATGATACGTACCACCACACGGTCGCGGCCAGCAGCACCagcaagaggaggaggaggaggaggctgtCGCCGCCATGGTCCCAACAACTAGGAACCTGTTGTTGCACCATGACGTCGACGGCAAGAGCAGCCGCGGCAGGCCGTGCTACCACCCGGCCGGCCACCAGTACTACGTCGGCATCGCCGCCCAACTGGAGGCCTCGGCGGCATCCGCCGCGTGGCAGCAGGACCACCAGAGCAAGCCGTCGAGATCCCCTCGGCTGCTGGGCATGGCAGACGACGACGAGCAGCCGGACGCGGCGGCAGGGCCCAGCACGAGCTCCGCATCACCGGGCGGCGCCGGCGCAGGAAACGGACGAGGAGGAGACTGGCTCCAGCTTGGCCTAGCCGCAGCCGCGGCGTCGGCGTCGTCCTCCGGCGACAACAGCACCATGGATCCGGATCCCCCGGCTCCCACGGAGCTGGAGCTTTCCGCCTATGACAAGCGGAACGCCTGCAGGATGAGGCGGCCGCCGTTGTTCCCGCTGCCGCTTAGGAGCTACCACCCGCCCTACGGCTACGGACGGTATCgaccggcggcggcagcagctagCCGGTCCATGCCGTTCATGCCTCCGTCCAGGTGCTCCAGCAGCGATGCCATAATAAGAGTCATCAGCCCGCCGCGGCGGCGGACGGAGGCGCCCAGGCTGTGGCTGACGCTTCAGGCAGCTCCCAACCAGTAAGTGACGTGAAGCCCACAACTTTACTCATGTGTAATGTATTGCTTCCAAAAAACAAACTTCATGAGCTTATACTGTTCAGGTTTTTCTGTTAGTGTTGATCGATTTCATTCATGTCGCGCCGTCGCGCGTGCTACTAATTGACTACTCTCTTCTTTTCAATTCTTGCAGAAGTAGAGAGCCTGTTTTGCCTCAGATAGCAAAGAGCTACCTAAGAATCAAGTAAGTAATAATTATATATAGTAATTAAGAGGCCATTCGAAACTAACTAACTACTAGCTGATCTTCTGCAGGGACAGCAACATGACGGTGGAGGTGGTGATGAAGTACTTGGCCGAGAAGCTAGGGGTCGCGCGGTCTCGGTCTCGGTCTCGGTCTCATCAGGTATGCATCAACTCCTGCACCATTACGTTATTATTCGGAGTGCTCTAATTTGCAAAGCATAATAAACACGCGTCGTCGTGGTTTTACGTATTCGACTAATAGTCAATAGCGAACTAAACAGTGGTAATTAATAAGCATGCACTCTTGCTGAAATCGATCTGCAGCACAACTTGAACTgcgtatatttatttatttatttatataatcGTCATGAAAGAAACATTATACCTAAGCATACGTAGGGCCCTATAGGCTTGttgtttctttctttttcttttttcccttttTTGTTTTTGCTTTCCAAATCACAGTACGCGGAGGGGGACTGAAGGGGCTAAAATCtccttattcaattttaaataagaaggtaATTTTAGCTCCTTAATCTACTCCAGCATTTTAGTTTCCAAAGTAGCCGTTCAGGTGAGGTAGTCGAAAACTAACACCGGAAACGTCTCGTGCGTTTAATTCCATATACGATGGAGACTTGTAATTAAGAGAGTTGAAAAGGGATTGGAAATGGACCGAGTATGTATATATATGTTCAGATCAGCAAAGGTAACCGTTGAATCATGAAAGAGGCTAGGCTATAGCTGCTCATCAGGTGTCTTCAAACCATATCAGGAGGCTATAGGCCAGCTTGATTATTACATATTATGAATGCATTAGTTAATATTTGTCCGAAGACGATATATGCCTCCA
This genomic window contains:
- the LOC103650813 gene encoding protein LAX PANICLE 2 isoform X6, whose product is MVPTTRNLLLHHDVDGKSSRGRPCYHPAGHQYYVGIAAQLEASAASAAWQQDHQSKPSRSPRLLGMADDDEQPDAAAGPSTSSASPGGAGAGNGRGGDWLQLGLAAAAASASSSGDNSTMDPDPPAPTELELSAYDKRNACRMRRPPLFPLPLRSYHPPYGYGRYRPAAAAASRSMPFMPPSRCSSSDAIIRVISPPRRRTEAPRLWLTLQAAPNQSREPVLPQIAKSYLRIKDSNMTVEVVMKYLAEKLGVARSRSRSRSHQPSEGASMQGRPWACAGWATAQGPQS
- the LOC103650813 gene encoding protein LAX PANICLE 2 isoform X4 is translated as MVPTTRNLLLHHDVDGKSSRGRPCYHPAGHQYYVGIAAQLEASAASAAWQQDHQSKPSRSPRLLGMADDDEQPDAAAGPSTSSASPGGAGAGNGRGGDWLQLGLAAAAASASSSGDNSTMDPDPPAPTELELSAYDKRNACRMRRPPLFPLPLRSYHPPYGYGRYRPAAAAASRSMPFMPPSRCSSSDAIIRVISPPRRRTEAPRLWLTLQAAPNQSREPVLPQIAKSYLRIKDSNMTVEVVMKYLAEKLGVARSRSRSRSHQFHNSRRDCKNRERAAKAGGQRDCGSGSAPSTRRAQCVNAHRPPPRRRRPAASRRAEWS
- the LOC103650813 gene encoding protein LAX PANICLE 2 isoform X5 is translated as MVPTTRNLLLHHDVDGKSSRGRPCYHPAGHQYYVGIAAQLEASAASAAWQQDHQSKPSRSPRLLGMADDDEQPDAAAGPSTSSASPGGAGAGNGRGGDWLQLGLAAAAASASSSGDNSTMDPDPPAPTELELSAYDKRNACRMRRPPLFPLPLRSYHPPYGYGRYRPAAAAASRSMPFMPPSRCSSSDAIIRVISPPRRRTEAPRLWLTLQAAPNQSREPVLPQIAKSYLRIKDSNMTVEVVMKYLAEKLGVARSRSRSRSHQPAGLQEPRARGQGRRPERLRERERTVNPSCPVRQCPPATAKATSASRQP
- the LOC103650813 gene encoding protein LAX PANICLE 2 isoform X2, encoding MVPTTRNLLLHHDVDGKSSRGRPCYHPAGHQYYVGIAAQLEASAASAAWQQDHQSKPSRSPRLLGMADDDEQPDAAAGPSTSSASPGGAGAGNGRGGDWLQLGLAAAAASASSSGDNSTMDPDPPAPTELELSAYDKRNACRMRRPPLFPLPLRSYHPPYGYGRYRPAAAAASRSMPFMPPSRCSSSDAIIRVISPPRRRTEAPRLWLTLQAAPNQSREPVLPQIAKSYLRIKDSNMTVEVVMKYLAEKLGVARSRSRSRSHQVELTCRGQVLPPFLLVRDVWETIWCSTAAAAAPREGVEEETPADDHLTARRRSSAATDHVMTLCYSTSRNSIAS
- the LOC103650813 gene encoding protein LAX PANICLE 2 isoform X3, whose translation is MVPTTRNLLLHHDVDGKSSRGRPCYHPAGHQYYVGIAAQLEASAASAAWQQDHQSKPSRSPRLLGMADDDEQPDAAAGPSTSSASPGGAGAGNGRGGDWLQLGLAAAAASASSSGDNSTMDPDPPAPTELELSAYDKRNACRMRRPPLFPLPLRSYHPPYGYGRYRPAAAAASRSMPFMPPSRCSSSDAIIRVISPPRRRTEAPRLWLTLQAAPNQSREPVLPQIAKSYLRIKDSNMTVEVVMKYLAEKLGVARSRSRSRSHQFHNSRRDCKNRERAAKAGGQRDCGSGSAPSTRRAQCVNAHRPPPRRRRPAASRRADRWS
- the LOC103650813 gene encoding protein LAX PANICLE 2 isoform X1 codes for the protein MVPTTRNLLLHHDVDGKSSRGRPCYHPAGHQYYVGIAAQLEASAASAAWQQDHQSKPSRSPRLLGMADDDEQPDAAAGPSTSSASPGGAGAGNGRGGDWLQLGLAAAAASASSSGDNSTMDPDPPAPTELELSAYDKRNACRMRRPPLFPLPLRSYHPPYGYGRYRPAAAAASRSMPFMPPSRCSSSDAIIRVISPPRRRTEAPRLWLTLQAAPNQSREPVLPQIAKSYLRIKDSNMTVEVVMKYLAEKLGVARSRSRSRSHQQVELTCRGQVLPPFLLVRDVWETIWCSTAAAAAPREGVEEETPADDHLTARRRSSAATDHVMTLCYSTSRNSIAS